One stretch of Rhizobium rhizoryzae DNA includes these proteins:
- a CDS encoding DMT family transporter, with protein MPLSSNSRGALMMTIAMGAFTTNDALIKSITHDLNIAQIIFLRGIATAIILAVMAWSYGILGQFRLMFNKAVILRSGFEIGATITYISALSHIDLSVAATILLSLPLAVTFGAWAFFKEPVGWRRWLAIIVGFVGVIIILKPSPEAFVPASLLAVTTVFFTAGRDLTTRRINSAIPTLLVSLFAGLTNTVFGAVLIVPMGGWMPVSGHSVLIIVVAACFIIAGYLSIISAMRTGDISFIAPFRYTSLIFSLSLGYYLFQERPDGYMTLGASLIVASGLYAFYREKQRTRETPAAKSTQTPN; from the coding sequence ATGCCGTTATCATCGAATTCGCGTGGCGCCCTGATGATGACGATTGCCATGGGAGCCTTCACCACCAATGATGCGCTCATCAAATCGATCACGCATGACCTGAACATTGCGCAGATCATCTTTCTGCGCGGCATCGCGACAGCCATCATTCTCGCCGTCATGGCCTGGTCCTACGGAATCCTCGGGCAGTTCCGATTGATGTTCAATAAGGCCGTCATCCTCAGATCCGGCTTCGAGATCGGCGCGACCATTACCTATATCAGTGCCCTTTCGCACATCGATCTGTCTGTGGCCGCTACAATATTGCTCTCTCTGCCGCTTGCCGTGACCTTCGGAGCCTGGGCCTTCTTCAAGGAACCGGTCGGATGGAGGCGCTGGCTGGCCATCATCGTCGGCTTCGTCGGTGTCATCATCATCCTGAAGCCGAGCCCGGAAGCTTTCGTGCCCGCATCTCTGTTGGCGGTCACCACGGTCTTCTTCACAGCCGGCCGCGACCTGACCACGCGGCGGATCAACTCAGCCATCCCGACCCTGCTCGTCTCGCTTTTTGCCGGCCTGACCAACACGGTCTTCGGCGCGGTTCTCATTGTTCCCATGGGCGGCTGGATGCCCGTGAGCGGTCACTCCGTGCTCATCATCGTCGTGGCCGCCTGTTTCATTATTGCGGGCTATCTGTCGATCATCAGTGCCATGCGAACGGGAGACATCTCCTTCATCGCGCCGTTTCGCTACACGAGCCTCATCTTCTCGCTGAGCCTTGGCTATTATCTGTTTCAGGAGCGACCGGACGGCTACATGACACTGGGCGCCAGTCTCATTGTTGCATCGGGTCTTTATGCCTTCTACCGTGAGAAACAGCGCACACGGGAAACGCCCGCTGCCAAGAGTACGCAGACACCCAATTGA
- a CDS encoding methyl-accepting chemotaxis protein: protein MSFLDRLLQSRRIVTKVLLFVVPLILLIAGVGLAGFYTARMLNGHMTVTRATIENIGDFERLQASLLGFLAQPSSASLKALNDAIAEQEKGISILEGLVVTPEDRQRLSVVQQTAPALKQSTAGLWEIERKTTRTEQTMEASVDEIRALAGAVSAQFETVRKEGESKEKFAKGALFDAYALRTTAARMDSLFDAVKNITNDEALPRAAVTYIGVLRKDLPKLEAKATTKALSSLSTLKDKLTAIETIAKSDQPAADKASAIRDAMAALQPVRDTYLMTANQNTNTAADRFATLEDDLQINRALVEQLTESLRLNDMLQLHTERLRVALTNSAREELLSDIRALRAASEKVSDLGKKNPTMRDFASQVTPILDTVEKQSATMLELAGQWKAARVTTEKQLLDGMAGLKNFVAQAQEAGKQDSERSANLSIAATVIGTLLAIIGALMLVETLRAPLRRVTEIMTRLASGDLEVRIEGRERGDEIGDMVRSVTVFRDAALENIRLEQEASAARDATTAEAERRAAERAKVSNEQRMALSALSDVLHQLAEGNLQVEMNENLPADFVDMARTYNVAVRTLSATLADVRSVAADINSGSSNLSSSADDLARRTEQQAAALEQSTRALRQLSDIVKSTAGSAQRTSESVNQTEAFAVQSGQVVTNAITAMGEISRSSEKISTIIGVIDEIAFQTNLLALNAGVEAARAGEAGRGFAVVAQEVRELAQRCANAAKEIKGLISQSAHQVSNGVQLVEQTGEALSQIISHVSTVQKLVADISSATREQSVGIGEVSQALGEVELITQRNAAMVEENNAEIHGLRGRAVALAEKIEHFRVGDAGGGQARRGWAA from the coding sequence ATGTCGTTCCTGGATCGTTTGTTACAAAGCCGCCGTATCGTCACGAAGGTTTTGCTGTTTGTCGTTCCCCTTATCCTGTTGATCGCAGGCGTGGGGCTCGCTGGTTTCTACACCGCGCGCATGCTCAACGGGCACATGACCGTGACACGCGCCACCATCGAGAACATTGGCGATTTCGAGCGACTGCAGGCTTCCCTTCTCGGGTTTCTTGCTCAGCCAAGTAGCGCAAGCCTCAAGGCATTGAACGATGCGATTGCCGAGCAGGAGAAGGGAATCTCCATTCTGGAAGGGCTGGTGGTTACGCCTGAGGATCGGCAGCGTCTTTCTGTTGTCCAGCAGACCGCGCCGGCGCTCAAGCAGTCTACTGCCGGGCTTTGGGAAATCGAGCGCAAGACGACCCGCACCGAACAGACCATGGAGGCCAGCGTGGACGAAATCCGCGCGCTTGCCGGTGCTGTCAGCGCGCAGTTCGAGACCGTGCGGAAGGAAGGCGAAAGCAAGGAGAAGTTTGCGAAGGGCGCGCTTTTCGATGCCTATGCGCTGAGGACAACAGCGGCCCGCATGGATAGCCTGTTCGATGCGGTGAAGAACATCACAAATGACGAGGCTCTGCCGCGTGCCGCGGTGACCTATATCGGCGTTCTTCGAAAGGATTTGCCGAAGCTTGAGGCAAAGGCCACCACGAAGGCATTGAGTTCGCTCTCGACGCTGAAGGACAAGCTGACCGCTATCGAGACGATTGCCAAGAGCGACCAGCCTGCTGCCGACAAGGCGAGCGCCATTCGTGATGCGATGGCTGCTCTCCAGCCGGTTCGCGATACCTATCTGATGACGGCGAACCAGAACACGAATACGGCAGCGGACCGGTTCGCGACACTGGAAGACGATCTGCAGATCAACCGTGCTCTGGTCGAGCAGTTGACCGAATCGTTGCGCCTGAACGACATGCTGCAGCTGCATACTGAACGTTTGCGGGTGGCTTTGACAAACAGTGCCCGCGAGGAACTTCTGTCCGACATCCGTGCACTTCGTGCAGCCAGCGAAAAGGTTTCCGACCTTGGCAAGAAGAACCCGACGATGCGGGACTTCGCCTCTCAAGTTACACCGATTCTCGACACTGTCGAAAAGCAATCCGCGACGATGCTGGAGCTGGCGGGGCAGTGGAAAGCCGCACGCGTGACGACCGAGAAGCAGTTGCTGGACGGCATGGCTGGCCTCAAGAATTTCGTGGCCCAGGCTCAGGAGGCTGGCAAGCAGGATAGCGAACGCTCCGCCAACCTTTCGATCGCCGCAACGGTCATCGGCACCCTGCTGGCCATCATCGGCGCTCTGATGCTGGTTGAAACGCTGCGGGCGCCGCTGCGCCGCGTTACCGAAATCATGACCCGTCTCGCAAGCGGCGATCTGGAGGTCCGTATCGAGGGACGTGAACGCGGCGATGAAATCGGCGACATGGTTCGTTCCGTCACCGTCTTCCGCGATGCGGCGCTGGAAAACATCCGGCTCGAGCAGGAAGCCTCTGCTGCGCGTGACGCCACGACTGCTGAAGCCGAACGTCGCGCCGCAGAGCGTGCCAAGGTCTCGAACGAGCAACGTATGGCGCTTTCGGCCCTCTCCGACGTTCTGCATCAACTTGCTGAAGGCAACTTGCAGGTCGAGATGAACGAAAACCTGCCAGCCGATTTCGTCGATATGGCCCGTACCTATAACGTGGCTGTCCGCACGCTTTCAGCAACACTCGCAGACGTTCGATCGGTCGCAGCCGACATCAACAGCGGTTCCAGCAACCTCTCCAGTTCTGCGGATGACCTGGCACGGCGCACCGAACAGCAGGCGGCGGCACTGGAACAGTCCACGCGTGCCCTGAGACAGCTCAGCGATATCGTCAAATCGACGGCAGGTAGCGCTCAGCGCACGTCGGAATCAGTCAACCAGACGGAAGCCTTCGCGGTGCAGTCCGGTCAGGTCGTAACCAACGCCATCACTGCCATGGGTGAAATCAGCCGGTCTTCCGAAAAGATCAGCACGATCATCGGTGTTATCGACGAGATCGCGTTCCAGACGAACCTTCTCGCATTGAACGCAGGCGTCGAAGCGGCGCGTGCAGGCGAGGCAGGCCGCGGCTTCGCGGTGGTGGCACAGGAAGTGCGCGAACTGGCGCAACGCTGCGCGAATGCTGCCAAGGAGATCAAGGGGCTCATTTCCCAGAGTGCGCATCAGGTATCCAACGGCGTTCAACTGGTGGAACAGACCGGTGAGGCTCTGAGCCAGATCATCTCCCATGTCAGCACCGTCCAGAAGCTGGTGGCCGATATTTCGTCAGCGACGCGCGAGCAGTCGGTGGGTATCGGCGAGGTGAGCCAGGCGCTTGGCGAGGTCGAGCTCATCACACAGCGCAACGCTGCGATGGTGGAGGAAAACAATGCCGAAATCCACGGACTGAGAGGCCGTGCGGTGGCGCTTGCCGAAAAGATCGAGCACTTCCGCGTTGGAGATGCCGGTGGCGGCCAAGCGCGGCGTGGCTGGGCTGCCTGA
- a CDS encoding methyl-accepting chemotaxis protein, with protein MAIRHLFSASRLANEMAAISRSQAMIWFDPSGRILHANENFCKALGYEIGEIIGQHHRLFCTEALRSSEEYRRFWADLSAGKFQHGQFLRQTKAGNDLWIEASYNPVMQNGRVVRILKIASDITASKLAAQDDENRLIAIDQSQAIIEFERDGRVVKANENFLGAMGYQLSEIVGQHHSMFCDPDYVRSADYTAFWERLRRGEFVADNFVRFGKGGRKVWIQAAYTPVFNSKGVVYKVIKVATDITARMSAVERIGAAIGRLAHGDLTAQIDDRLDPALEQVRLDLNLAFQTLGETVSGIKASAQGLTGNVQTINSVSNDIARSAETQSASLEETAAALDQLTTTVRDASHRAAEAQRLVEETRRGAERSGAIVENATAAMAKIEASSREISNIIGVIDSIAFQTNLLALNAGVEAARAGEAGKGFAVVAQEVRELAQRSASAAKDIKGLISSSGAAVAEGVSLVNQTGSALDEIVRQVKDVDVNVVAISQASREQATGIAEISSAVNVLDQTTQRNAATVEEASAAAQSLSEEARALYERISGFVIQQPAQVAVRRAS; from the coding sequence ATGGCCATTCGTCACCTGTTCAGTGCATCCCGCCTTGCCAATGAGATGGCGGCGATCTCTCGCTCTCAGGCGATGATCTGGTTTGATCCGTCGGGCAGGATCCTCCATGCCAATGAGAATTTCTGCAAGGCGTTGGGGTATGAGATCGGCGAGATCATTGGCCAGCATCACCGGCTCTTCTGTACCGAGGCTCTCCGTTCTTCGGAAGAATACCGCAGGTTCTGGGCCGACCTTTCCGCAGGTAAATTTCAGCACGGCCAATTCCTTCGCCAGACGAAGGCGGGGAACGATCTCTGGATCGAGGCGTCCTATAATCCCGTCATGCAAAATGGCAGGGTCGTGCGGATCCTGAAGATTGCGAGTGACATTACAGCCAGCAAGCTTGCCGCTCAGGATGACGAGAATCGTCTGATTGCGATTGACCAGAGCCAGGCGATCATCGAATTCGAACGCGACGGCAGAGTGGTGAAGGCGAACGAGAACTTTCTCGGTGCGATGGGGTATCAACTCAGCGAGATCGTCGGTCAGCATCACTCCATGTTCTGCGATCCAGACTATGTGCGCAGTGCCGATTATACCGCGTTTTGGGAGCGGCTGAGACGGGGGGAATTTGTCGCCGACAATTTCGTGCGTTTCGGCAAAGGCGGACGGAAGGTATGGATTCAGGCTGCCTACACGCCCGTCTTCAATTCGAAGGGCGTGGTCTACAAGGTCATCAAGGTCGCGACGGATATTACGGCGCGCATGAGTGCCGTTGAACGGATCGGCGCGGCTATCGGCAGGCTCGCCCACGGGGATCTGACCGCGCAGATTGACGACAGACTGGACCCGGCGCTGGAGCAGGTTCGGCTTGATCTCAATCTGGCGTTCCAGACGCTCGGTGAGACGGTGTCAGGCATCAAAGCGTCGGCTCAGGGCCTGACCGGAAACGTGCAGACAATCAATTCGGTCTCGAACGATATTGCGCGCAGCGCCGAAACGCAGTCAGCGTCTTTGGAGGAAACGGCTGCCGCGCTGGATCAGCTGACGACCACCGTTAGAGACGCTTCCCATCGTGCCGCAGAAGCGCAGCGCCTGGTGGAGGAGACGCGCCGGGGTGCAGAGAGATCGGGCGCCATTGTCGAAAATGCGACTGCGGCCATGGCAAAGATCGAAGCGTCTTCCCGTGAAATCAGCAATATCATCGGCGTGATCGATTCCATCGCCTTCCAGACGAACCTTCTTGCCCTGAACGCGGGCGTCGAGGCCGCACGTGCCGGGGAAGCCGGGAAGGGATTTGCCGTCGTCGCCCAGGAGGTTCGCGAACTTGCACAGCGATCTGCGAGCGCGGCCAAGGATATCAAGGGACTGATTTCCTCGTCCGGTGCAGCGGTTGCCGAGGGCGTTTCACTCGTGAACCAGACAGGGTCTGCGCTCGACGAAATCGTCCGACAGGTCAAGGACGTCGATGTCAACGTCGTGGCAATCTCCCAGGCCTCTCGCGAACAGGCGACCGGTATCGCAGAGATCAGTTCAGCGGTGAATGTTCTGGATCAGACGACACAGCGAAATGCTGCAACAGTGGAAGAGGCAAGTGCTGCCGCCCAATCCCTCTCGGAAGAAGCCCGCGCACTCTATGAGCGGATTTCAGGCTTCGTCATTCAGCAACCGGCACAGGTGGCTGTCAGACGGGCCTCTTGA
- the moaA gene encoding GTP 3',8-cyclase MoaA yields the protein MIDPFGRMVSYLRVSVTDRCDFRCTYCMAENMTFLPKKDLLTLEELDRLCSAFIGKGVRKLRLTGGEPLVRKNIMYLVRALGRHIETGALEELTLTTNGSQLTRYAEELYDCGVRRINVSVDTLDPDKFKAVTRWGDLQKVLEGIEAARKAGLKIKLNAVALKGFNEHEIPSMLRFAHERGMDLTVIETMPMGEIEEDRTDQYLPLSQVRASLEEQFTLSDIPFKTGGPARYVTVQETGGKLGFITPMTHNFCESCNRVRLTCTGTLYMCLGQNDAADLRTALRASTDDAYLSAAIDEAISRKPKGHDFIIDRNNRPAVSRHMSVTGG from the coding sequence ATGATTGACCCATTCGGTCGCATGGTGAGTTATCTCCGTGTGTCCGTGACGGATCGGTGCGATTTCCGCTGCACCTATTGCATGGCGGAAAACATGACTTTCCTTCCGAAGAAAGATCTTCTGACGCTGGAGGAGTTGGACCGACTCTGTTCCGCCTTCATCGGCAAGGGCGTCCGCAAACTGCGCCTGACAGGCGGCGAACCGCTTGTGCGCAAGAACATCATGTACCTCGTCAGGGCGCTCGGTCGTCACATAGAAACCGGTGCGCTGGAGGAACTGACCCTGACGACAAACGGCTCGCAGCTAACGCGTTATGCCGAAGAGCTTTACGATTGCGGCGTCAGGCGCATCAACGTCTCCGTCGACACGCTGGATCCGGACAAGTTCAAGGCCGTCACACGCTGGGGTGACCTTCAGAAGGTTCTTGAAGGCATTGAAGCCGCCCGCAAGGCGGGCCTGAAGATAAAGCTCAACGCAGTGGCTCTGAAAGGTTTTAACGAGCACGAGATCCCGTCAATGCTGCGATTTGCGCATGAACGCGGCATGGATCTGACGGTCATCGAAACCATGCCGATGGGCGAGATCGAAGAGGATCGGACGGATCAATATCTGCCGCTCTCCCAGGTGCGAGCCTCGCTCGAGGAACAGTTCACCCTCTCGGATATCCCGTTCAAAACGGGCGGTCCGGCACGATATGTCACTGTTCAGGAAACGGGCGGCAAGCTTGGGTTCATCACTCCCATGACCCATAATTTCTGCGAAAGCTGCAACCGCGTCCGGCTCACCTGCACAGGAACGCTCTACATGTGTCTTGGCCAGAACGATGCGGCCGATCTCCGCACCGCTTTGCGGGCATCCACGGATGACGCATATCTCTCGGCGGCCATCGACGAGGCGATCTCACGCAAGCCGAAAGGCCACGACTTCATCATCGACCGGAACAACCGCCCTGCCGTCAGCCGGCATATGAGCGTCACAGGCGGTTGA
- a CDS encoding gamma-butyrobetaine hydroxylase-like domain-containing protein, whose translation MSDASASSWPTEIKVAADKRSLTISFDDGAAFAVPAEMMRVLSPSAEVQGHGPGQKVTVPGKRLVGIRNVVAAGNYAIRIAFDDGHDSGIFTWKYLRELGEKGQDLFAEYERELAAKGMNRDTPGIAR comes from the coding sequence ATGAGTGATGCAAGCGCCTCTTCCTGGCCCACCGAAATCAAGGTGGCAGCCGACAAGCGCAGCCTGACAATCAGCTTTGACGACGGAGCTGCTTTTGCCGTACCTGCAGAAATGATGCGGGTTCTATCCCCCTCAGCGGAGGTGCAGGGGCATGGACCGGGGCAGAAGGTAACGGTGCCGGGCAAGCGATTGGTGGGCATTCGAAACGTTGTTGCTGCCGGTAATTATGCGATCCGGATCGCGTTCGATGATGGCCACGACAGCGGCATCTTTACCTGGAAATACCTGCGAGAACTGGGTGAAAAGGGACAGGATCTGTTCGCGGAATACGAACGGGAGCTTGCCGCGAAGGGGATGAACAGGGACACACCCGGCATCGCGCGCTAA
- a CDS encoding low temperature requirement protein A has product MAHTDTKADDHWVKDGDQRERTVGFPELFFDLVFVFALIQLSHFIVEDFTLAGLTEGGVFALALWWVWIHTAWVTNRLDPERMPVRALLFGLMFLGLLMSSAIPKAFEERGLMFAATYVAMQLGRSLFAIYAFNGVMENVRRNFVRVSLWFALSAILWIWGALSDPHARLIIWYGALLLEFLAPELRFVVPGYGRSTTEDWDISGEHMAERCGLFVMICLGESILATGRSFSDQDISPLIVVILAGSFLATGLMWWIYFHFGHEKASQEIEESDEPGEVALHVFTYAHIPVVAGIILCAVAAEHLIAHPVETGGLARALVICGGPMVFLAGNLWVKRVTTGYLPWSHIAGIAALLALLLVTQGWVTLWTAALAVCILLAVAIWEYRRLGRIPHEADEVGELRGE; this is encoded by the coding sequence ATGGCGCACACCGACACCAAAGCCGACGACCATTGGGTCAAGGATGGCGACCAGCGTGAACGCACGGTCGGGTTTCCCGAACTTTTCTTCGACCTCGTCTTCGTCTTCGCACTCATCCAGCTTTCCCATTTCATCGTGGAAGACTTTACGCTGGCGGGACTGACAGAAGGCGGCGTTTTCGCCCTTGCCCTCTGGTGGGTCTGGATTCATACGGCCTGGGTGACGAACAGGCTGGATCCGGAGCGCATGCCCGTTCGGGCGCTGCTGTTCGGCCTCATGTTTCTCGGCCTGCTGATGTCTTCGGCCATTCCCAAGGCTTTCGAGGAACGGGGCCTGATGTTTGCTGCGACCTATGTCGCCATGCAGCTGGGCCGTTCACTGTTTGCAATCTATGCCTTCAACGGCGTCATGGAAAATGTCCGCCGCAACTTCGTGCGGGTTTCCCTCTGGTTTGCACTGTCCGCCATTCTTTGGATCTGGGGTGCGCTGAGCGATCCGCATGCGCGATTGATCATCTGGTATGGCGCCCTGCTACTGGAATTTCTAGCCCCCGAGCTCAGGTTCGTGGTGCCCGGCTATGGTCGCTCTACAACCGAAGACTGGGACATATCCGGCGAGCATATGGCCGAGCGTTGCGGATTGTTCGTCATGATCTGTCTTGGCGAGTCGATCCTGGCAACGGGTCGCAGTTTCTCGGATCAGGACATATCTCCGCTGATCGTTGTCATTCTCGCAGGTTCATTTCTGGCGACCGGCCTCATGTGGTGGATCTATTTTCACTTCGGTCACGAAAAGGCATCGCAGGAGATCGAGGAGTCGGACGAGCCGGGTGAGGTCGCGCTCCATGTCTTCACTTATGCTCATATCCCGGTCGTGGCCGGTATCATCCTTTGTGCCGTTGCCGCCGAACACCTGATTGCGCATCCGGTCGAAACCGGAGGATTGGCCAGAGCCTTGGTGATATGTGGCGGCCCGATGGTATTTCTGGCCGGGAACCTGTGGGTCAAGCGCGTGACGACCGGTTATCTGCCCTGGTCACATATTGCCGGTATTGCCGCTCTCCTTGCGCTTCTTCTCGTGACACAGGGGTGGGTAACTCTCTGGACTGCTGCGCTTGCGGTTTGCATTCTGCTTGCGGTTGCGATCTGGGAGTACAGGCGGCTGGGGCGCATACCCCATGAGGCGGATGAAGTGGGAGAGCTGCGCGGCGAGTAG
- a CDS encoding pyridoxamine 5'-phosphate oxidase family protein — protein sequence MTVITSVEQLRDIYKNPSEASLVKVTQALTPEYRQMIEASPFVALATVAPEGLDCSPRGDLGGVVRIQDNRTILLPDWRGNNRVDSLENIVRDPRVALMFLIPGSTSVMRINGRAVVSIEPELLQSFEMDGYHPRSVTIVTIVEVYFQCARAVMRAELWNPDRFADPQTLPTPGQMLKGAKADFDQQTYDREWPERAKATMW from the coding sequence ATGACCGTCATCACATCCGTCGAGCAATTGCGGGACATCTACAAGAACCCGAGCGAAGCGTCTCTCGTCAAAGTGACACAGGCGCTGACGCCGGAATATCGCCAGATGATCGAGGCATCACCTTTCGTCGCGCTGGCAACTGTCGCACCGGAAGGATTGGACTGCTCTCCGCGCGGAGACCTAGGCGGCGTTGTCCGCATTCAGGACAATCGAACGATCCTGCTTCCGGACTGGAGAGGCAATAATCGTGTCGACTCGCTTGAGAATATAGTTCGCGACCCGCGTGTTGCGCTGATGTTTCTCATTCCGGGATCCACCAGCGTGATGCGCATCAACGGTCGGGCTGTGGTTTCCATCGAGCCTGAACTGCTGCAGAGCTTTGAGATGGATGGGTATCATCCGCGCAGTGTCACCATTGTTACCATCGTGGAGGTGTATTTCCAGTGCGCGCGTGCAGTCATGCGTGCCGAGCTTTGGAACCCGGACAGATTTGCCGACCCGCAGACACTGCCAACTCCCGGGCAGATGCTGAAGGGAGCGAAGGCGGATTTCGATCAACAGACCTATGACAGGGAATGGCCTGAACGCGCAAAAGCGACCATGTGGTGA
- a CDS encoding GGDEF domain-containing protein, whose amino-acid sequence MTTAAAQKAQAADVAGQIIHAMRVMNVSPIPRNYQLFYEAYIGTNPALTRELSLLGNRPRQEELDELAATFIGTGQASMMEKAHGRLVEELDALLSLLRREQTSLESYNRLLDETATTINAKNNFSADLLRNAISLLSKATGDTLAQGEKTVEGVVQRSQEVDQVRKELDEYKRIANTDSLTRLSNRRAFDEKLATLYDDSMQLPVTALVLADIDHFKKFNDAYGHPVGDKILASVAAVLRSSVRKDVFVARTGGEEFALIIEGNTTEEVMAICERLRKALETRPFRNSRTGMDYGPITISIGVAMASQADDAGDLYVKSDTALYCAKNAGRNRLMLFEDGMRKDYGGKSWLIYKK is encoded by the coding sequence ATGACGACGGCAGCTGCGCAGAAGGCGCAAGCCGCCGATGTGGCCGGACAGATCATACACGCCATGCGTGTAATGAATGTCTCTCCCATCCCGCGGAACTACCAGCTCTTCTACGAGGCCTACATAGGCACGAACCCGGCGTTGACCCGGGAACTCTCGCTGCTGGGGAACCGGCCTCGCCAGGAAGAACTCGACGAGCTTGCCGCAACATTCATTGGAACCGGTCAGGCTTCGATGATGGAGAAAGCCCACGGCAGGCTGGTGGAAGAGCTCGATGCGCTGCTCAGCCTCTTGCGCCGGGAACAGACCTCGCTCGAAAGCTACAATCGTCTGCTGGATGAAACTGCCACGACCATCAACGCGAAGAACAATTTCTCCGCAGACCTGCTGCGCAACGCCATATCTCTCCTGAGCAAGGCGACCGGCGACACCCTTGCACAGGGTGAGAAAACGGTTGAAGGCGTGGTTCAACGCAGCCAGGAAGTGGATCAGGTTCGTAAGGAACTGGACGAGTACAAGCGCATTGCGAACACGGATTCGCTGACCCGTCTCTCGAACCGCCGCGCCTTCGACGAGAAGCTGGCGACGCTTTACGACGATAGCATGCAATTGCCCGTCACGGCGCTCGTGCTGGCCGATATCGACCATTTCAAGAAATTCAACGATGCCTACGGCCATCCGGTGGGTGACAAGATCCTTGCATCCGTTGCTGCCGTCCTCAGATCAAGCGTCCGCAAGGATGTTTTCGTAGCCCGAACCGGCGGCGAGGAATTTGCTCTGATCATCGAGGGCAATACGACCGAAGAAGTGATGGCCATCTGCGAGCGTCTGCGCAAGGCGCTCGAAACAAGGCCATTCCGCAATTCACGCACGGGCATGGATTATGGACCGATCACGATTTCGATCGGCGTTGCCATGGCATCGCAGGCCGATGACGCCGGTGATCTCTACGTCAAATCCGATACGGCTCTGTATTGCGCCAAGAATGCCGGCCGCAACCGCCTGATGCTCTTCGAGGACGGCATGCGCAAGGACTATGGCGGCAAGAGCTGGCTGATCTACAAGAAGTAA
- the fumC gene encoding class II fumarate hydratase yields the protein MTTRTETDTFGPIEVASDRYWGAQAQRSLGNFKIGWEKQPLSVIRALGIVKQAAARANMALGGLDAKIGETIIAAAQEVIDGKLNDHFPLVVWQTGSGTQSNMNANEVISNRAIEMLGGVMGSKKPVHPNDHVNMSQSSNDTYPTAMHIACAEQIVRHLIPSLKHLHAALDAKSKAFAHIIKIGRTHTQDATPLTLGQEFGGYTAQVASAIKRIEVSLSGLYELAQGGTAVGTGLNAPVGFAEKVAEEIAAITGLPFVTAPNKFEALAAHDAMVFAHGAINAAAAALFKIANDIRFLGSGPRAGLGELALPENEPGSSIMPGKVNPTQSEALTQVCAHIFGNQAAITFAGSQGHFELNVFNPMMAYNFLQSVQLLADAAVSFTDNCVVGIEAREDNIKRGVENSLMLVTALNGKLGYDACAKIAKTAHKNGTTLREEAVGGGYLTNEEFDQYVRPENMIGPK from the coding sequence ATGACTACGCGCACCGAAACCGATACATTTGGCCCGATTGAAGTTGCCAGCGACCGCTATTGGGGCGCTCAGGCGCAACGCTCGCTTGGAAACTTCAAGATCGGTTGGGAAAAGCAACCCCTCTCCGTCATCCGTGCGCTTGGTATCGTCAAGCAGGCTGCGGCGCGCGCCAACATGGCCCTCGGCGGCCTGGATGCGAAGATCGGCGAAACCATCATCGCCGCCGCGCAGGAAGTCATCGACGGCAAGCTGAATGATCACTTCCCGCTTGTCGTCTGGCAGACCGGCTCCGGCACGCAGTCGAACATGAATGCCAACGAGGTTATCTCGAACCGGGCAATCGAAATGCTCGGCGGCGTCATGGGCTCCAAGAAGCCTGTTCACCCGAACGATCATGTCAACATGAGCCAGTCGTCGAACGACACCTATCCGACGGCCATGCACATCGCCTGCGCAGAACAGATCGTTCGCCATCTCATTCCAAGCCTCAAGCACCTGCATGCGGCGCTGGATGCGAAGTCGAAAGCCTTCGCGCATATCATCAAGATCGGCCGCACGCACACGCAGGACGCAACGCCCCTGACGCTGGGTCAGGAGTTTGGCGGTTACACCGCGCAGGTGGCTTCCGCCATCAAGCGGATCGAAGTCTCCCTGTCGGGCCTCTATGAACTGGCGCAGGGCGGCACAGCCGTAGGCACGGGTCTCAATGCGCCGGTCGGCTTTGCCGAAAAGGTTGCCGAAGAGATCGCCGCGATTACCGGCCTGCCCTTCGTCACCGCGCCGAACAAGTTCGAGGCACTGGCGGCGCATGATGCCATGGTCTTCGCTCACGGCGCCATCAATGCCGCAGCCGCTGCTCTGTTCAAGATCGCAAATGACATCCGCTTCCTCGGCTCCGGCCCCCGTGCCGGCCTCGGTGAACTGGCCCTGCCGGAAAACGAGCCGGGCTCGTCCATCATGCCGGGCAAGGTCAACCCGACCCAGTCGGAAGCCTTGACGCAGGTCTGCGCGCATATCTTCGGCAATCAAGCGGCCATCACCTTCGCTGGCAGCCAGGGCCATTTCGAACTCAACGTGTTCAACCCCATGATGGCCTACAACTTCCTGCAGTCCGTCCAGCTTCTGGCAGATGCAGCGGTTTCCTTCACGGATAACTGCGTTGTCGGCATCGAGGCGCGCGAAGACAACATCAAGCGCGGCGTCGAAAACTCGCTGATGCTGGTCACGGCTCTGAACGGCAAGCTGGGCTATGATGCCTGCGCCAAGATCGCCAAGACCGCGCACAAGAACGGCACGACCCTGCGTGAAGAGGCAGTCGGCGGCGGATACCTCACGAACGAGGAATTCGACCAGTATGTCCGCCCTGAAAACATGATCGGACCAAAGTAA